In Arthrobacter sp. CDRTa11, one DNA window encodes the following:
- a CDS encoding ABC transporter permease, which yields MAMRLEIPPEAVTADQPRGAEPPRNKPGGWKLAIKRDWRLYTLLVLPLLYFAVFRYLPMAGNVIAFRQFQPGGSIFGEKWVGLKYVVLFINDPSFWQAFQNTIMLGVLTLLFCFPMPIIFALMLNELRSQKFKKFVQTVAYLPHFMSVVIIAGMILQNFSMTGTVNQIANTLFGTTVNFTQDAAWFRPMYISSEVWQTMGWGAILYLAALTRVDESLYEAARIDGANRWQQTWHVTLPAIRPTIITLLILNIGTFMAVGFEKILLIYNPLNYETSDVISTYLYRVGLESSNFSYAAAIGMFESVIGLTLILSANAISKRLAGTSLW from the coding sequence ATGGCAATGAGACTGGAAATTCCGCCGGAGGCGGTCACCGCTGACCAGCCCCGCGGCGCAGAACCGCCGCGGAACAAGCCCGGCGGCTGGAAGCTGGCCATCAAAAGGGACTGGAGGCTCTATACCCTGCTGGTGCTCCCGCTGTTGTACTTCGCGGTGTTCCGGTACCTGCCCATGGCCGGCAACGTCATCGCCTTCCGGCAGTTCCAGCCCGGCGGCAGCATCTTCGGAGAGAAGTGGGTGGGCCTGAAGTACGTGGTCCTGTTCATCAACGATCCCAGCTTCTGGCAGGCCTTCCAGAACACCATCATGCTGGGCGTGCTGACCCTGCTGTTCTGCTTCCCGATGCCCATCATCTTCGCGCTGATGCTCAATGAGCTGCGCTCGCAGAAGTTCAAGAAGTTCGTCCAGACCGTGGCCTACCTGCCGCACTTTATGTCCGTGGTGATCATCGCCGGCATGATCCTGCAGAACTTCTCCATGACCGGCACAGTGAACCAGATCGCCAACACTCTCTTTGGCACCACGGTGAACTTCACCCAGGACGCCGCCTGGTTCCGGCCCATGTACATCAGCTCGGAGGTGTGGCAGACCATGGGCTGGGGCGCCATCTTGTATCTCGCCGCTCTGACCCGGGTGGATGAATCGCTGTATGAAGCAGCCCGGATCGACGGCGCCAACCGGTGGCAGCAGACCTGGCACGTGACCCTGCCCGCCATCAGGCCCACCATCATTACGCTGCTGATCCTGAATATCGGCACGTTCATGGCCGTGGGCTTCGAGAAGATCCTGCTGATCTACAACCCGCTCAACTACGAAACCTCGGATGTCATCTCCACCTACCTGTACCGGGTGGGCCTGGAATCAAGCAACTTCAGTTACGCGGCCGCCATCGGAATGTTCGAATCCGTCATCGGCCTGACGCTGATCCTCTCCGCGAACGCGATCTCAAAGCGGCTCGCAGGAACGAGCCTGTGGTGA
- a CDS encoding carbohydrate ABC transporter permease codes for MTSDSGVRVADLKESRGVKAFRIFNLVFLLAVVFLTLYPFLNIIAQSFSSEGFINAGQVNLFPRGFNVETYKLILADGTFWNNYGNTVLYTVVATAISMVLTTSFAYAIAKKDLKGRSLFIGIAVFTMFFNGGLIPNYVLISSLGMRDSIWAVVLPNAISVFNLLIMKSFFENMPRELEEAAAIDGLTQYGVLFRVVLPLSKAIVATMVLFYAVANWNSWFQAFLYLDKPELFPVTIYLRNMIAGVTTAGSAGGTVENVGQIAANIQSVTIVLTVIPILCVYPFVQKYFFSGVMLGSVKE; via the coding sequence ATTACGTCAGACAGCGGAGTGCGGGTAGCTGACCTGAAGGAATCCCGCGGTGTCAAAGCCTTCCGGATCTTCAACCTCGTGTTCCTGCTGGCAGTGGTCTTCCTGACCCTCTATCCGTTCCTGAATATCATCGCCCAGTCCTTCTCCAGCGAAGGCTTCATCAACGCCGGCCAGGTGAACCTGTTCCCGCGCGGCTTCAACGTGGAGACGTACAAACTGATCCTGGCGGACGGCACGTTCTGGAACAACTATGGCAACACGGTCCTGTACACGGTGGTGGCCACCGCCATCTCCATGGTGCTGACCACCTCGTTCGCCTACGCCATTGCCAAGAAGGACCTCAAGGGCCGCAGCCTCTTCATCGGCATTGCGGTGTTCACCATGTTCTTCAACGGCGGGCTGATTCCCAATTACGTCCTGATCAGTTCGCTGGGCATGCGGGACTCCATCTGGGCCGTGGTGCTGCCCAACGCCATCAGCGTCTTCAACCTGCTGATCATGAAGTCCTTCTTCGAGAACATGCCGCGGGAACTGGAGGAAGCCGCGGCCATCGACGGCCTCACGCAGTACGGCGTGCTGTTCAGGGTGGTGCTGCCGCTCAGCAAAGCAATCGTGGCCACTATGGTCCTGTTCTACGCCGTGGCCAACTGGAACTCCTGGTTCCAGGCGTTCCTCTACCTGGATAAGCCGGAGCTCTTCCCGGTCACCATCTACCTGCGCAACATGATCGCCGGCGTCACCACGGCCGGGTCCGCCGGCGGGACCGTGGAGAACGTGGGCCAGATCGCCGCCAACATCCAGTCGGTCACCATCGTCCTGACCGTGATCCCCATTCTCTGTGTCTACCCGTTCGTGCAGAAGTACTTCTTTTCGGGCGTCATGCTCGGTTCCGTCAAGGAATAA
- a CDS encoding beta-galactosidase, with translation MTSEPQASTAEDRLKGLHERLGGIAYGGDYNPEQWPRDVWLEDARLMQEAGVNLVTLAVFSWSRLETSDGVYDFGWLDDVMDLMHRHGIGVDLATPDAVPPAWLTQQHPDIHPVLADGTTFGFGSRQHFDVSHPVYRRKALALAERMGEHYAKHPALRMWHVGNEYGPLSYGPWADKAFRGWLQQKYSSLEDLNQAWSTDVWGQVYSDWSQVGVPAQPRTWSNPSRRLDFHRFTSASMLDHYTAVRDILRRHTPDLPIVTNFMRFYKTNDYWAWAAEEDAAALDIYPDPREADSHVAAALNFDLMRSLRNGQPWMVMEQATGAVSQWPINVSKLPGKMRLGSYQAIAQGSDGILFFQWRQARGGTERYHSAMVGHAGPITRIFREVCELGTELKSLAGLTGTRSSAKVAIVFDWDCWWALELGNSPRSDLNYAQEVLRLYRPLFDANVTVDFVDTKRDLSQYSLVLMPAAYLLTDESARRFEDYVSDGGRLVVSYLSGIVDESNTIRLGGYPGALRNVLGAWSEEMHPLAGDGEEVKLTLSDGGTASAGYWTEHLHTDGADVLASYASGRLAGAPAVTRNAFGRGSAVYLSARVDATFLSALLDAECKAAGVHPELDGPRGVQVRRRAGKGKRFLFMLNHNDAPASVNVGGGGTDLLTGHPVQGAVELPPSGVLVLEENSVEDTRLEDRRTADAATNDTTR, from the coding sequence ATGACCAGCGAGCCACAAGCCAGCACCGCCGAAGACCGCTTGAAGGGCCTGCACGAACGCCTGGGCGGGATTGCCTACGGCGGGGACTACAACCCCGAGCAGTGGCCCCGCGACGTATGGCTCGAGGATGCCCGCCTGATGCAGGAGGCCGGCGTCAACCTGGTTACCCTGGCCGTATTCTCCTGGAGCCGCCTGGAAACCTCTGATGGAGTCTATGACTTCGGCTGGCTGGATGACGTGATGGACCTGATGCACCGGCACGGCATCGGCGTGGACCTGGCAACCCCGGACGCTGTTCCGCCTGCCTGGCTCACACAGCAGCACCCGGACATCCACCCTGTACTGGCAGACGGGACCACGTTCGGCTTCGGCTCCCGCCAGCACTTCGACGTCTCGCACCCGGTGTACCGCCGGAAGGCCCTGGCCCTGGCGGAACGGATGGGCGAGCACTATGCCAAGCACCCCGCGCTTCGGATGTGGCACGTGGGCAACGAATACGGGCCGCTCTCCTACGGCCCCTGGGCGGACAAAGCATTCCGCGGATGGCTGCAGCAGAAGTACTCCTCGCTGGAGGACCTGAACCAGGCGTGGAGCACGGACGTCTGGGGCCAGGTCTACTCGGACTGGAGCCAAGTGGGTGTCCCGGCGCAGCCGCGGACCTGGTCCAACCCGTCGCGCCGGCTGGACTTCCACCGGTTCACCTCCGCCAGCATGCTGGATCATTACACGGCTGTTCGGGACATCCTGCGCCGCCACACGCCTGACCTGCCCATCGTCACCAACTTCATGCGCTTCTACAAAACCAACGACTACTGGGCCTGGGCCGCCGAAGAGGACGCGGCCGCCCTGGACATTTACCCGGACCCGCGGGAAGCCGACTCGCATGTGGCGGCTGCACTGAACTTCGACCTCATGCGGTCCCTGCGCAACGGCCAGCCCTGGATGGTCATGGAGCAGGCCACGGGAGCGGTGAGCCAGTGGCCCATCAACGTCTCCAAGCTTCCCGGCAAGATGCGCCTGGGCTCGTACCAGGCCATCGCCCAGGGTTCGGATGGCATCCTGTTCTTCCAGTGGCGGCAGGCCAGGGGCGGAACCGAGCGCTACCACTCCGCCATGGTGGGCCACGCGGGCCCTATTACCCGGATCTTCCGGGAGGTCTGCGAGCTCGGCACCGAGCTGAAGTCCCTGGCCGGCCTCACCGGCACCAGGTCCAGTGCCAAGGTGGCCATCGTCTTCGACTGGGACTGCTGGTGGGCGCTGGAACTGGGCAACTCGCCCCGGTCCGACCTGAACTATGCCCAGGAAGTCCTCCGGCTCTACCGGCCACTGTTCGACGCGAACGTCACCGTCGACTTTGTGGACACCAAGCGGGACCTCAGCCAGTACAGCCTGGTCCTGATGCCGGCCGCGTACCTCCTCACGGATGAGTCAGCCCGGCGGTTTGAGGACTACGTGTCCGACGGCGGACGCCTGGTGGTCTCCTACCTTTCCGGCATCGTCGACGAGTCCAACACCATCCGCCTGGGCGGCTATCCCGGCGCCCTCCGGAACGTCCTGGGTGCCTGGAGCGAGGAAATGCACCCGCTCGCCGGCGACGGCGAGGAAGTGAAGCTAACACTGTCCGACGGCGGTACGGCCTCCGCGGGCTACTGGACCGAGCACCTGCACACCGACGGGGCGGATGTCCTTGCCAGCTACGCGTCCGGCCGGCTCGCCGGGGCACCCGCGGTCACGCGGAACGCCTTTGGGCGGGGAAGTGCCGTCTACCTCTCGGCCCGGGTGGACGCCACATTCCTGAGCGCGCTGCTGGACGCCGAATGCAAGGCAGCCGGAGTGCATCCCGAACTGGACGGACCCCGGGGAGTCCAGGTGCGCCGTCGTGCGGGCAAGGGCAAAAGGTTCCTGTTCATGCTCAACCACAACGACGCCCCGGCGAGCGTCAACGTGGGCGGCGGCGGAACAGACCTCCTGACCGGGCACCCGGTCCAGGGCGCGGTGGAGCTCCCGCCCAGCGGCGTGCTGGTCCTTGAGGAAAACAGCGTCGAAGACACACGGCTCGAAGACAGACGGACAGCCGACGCCGCCACCAATGACACCACACGATAG